Proteins encoded in a region of the Nocardia asteroides genome:
- a CDS encoding flavin reductase — protein sequence MLAIPSIELAEQVVDAGNISGRDTDKWRRFGFTPMPAATVEAPLVAECFANIECTVADDRLADDHHLWILRAGRAWIDPGKRGAGEFHHRGNGTFSANAATVDLRHRMTKWQYLTHA from the coding sequence GTGCTCGCGATCCCGTCCATCGAACTGGCCGAGCAAGTGGTCGACGCAGGCAACATCTCCGGCCGCGACACCGACAAATGGCGCCGCTTCGGCTTCACGCCCATGCCCGCCGCCACTGTGGAGGCGCCGCTCGTCGCCGAATGCTTCGCCAACATCGAATGCACGGTGGCCGACGACCGGCTCGCCGACGACCACCACTTGTGGATCCTCAGAGCCGGGCGGGCCTGGATCGATCCGGGCAAGCGCGGCGCGGGCGAATTCCACCACCGCGGCAACGGCACCTTCTCCGCCAACGCCGCCACCGTGGACCTGCGGCACCGCATGACCAAGTGGCAGTACCTGACCCACGCCTGA
- a CDS encoding SDR family oxidoreductase, with translation MTSVLLTGTPLAGRVAVVSGASSGIGAATALRLAELGANVAVLARRKDKLDDLSASISAAGGTAIAIAVDVTNRQAVNDAAAEIAERLGTADLVVNNAGVQLISPITDLKQDDWQRQIDLNITGVMNVIGAFLPHLTTAAEAGRPADLITTSSIAATRILEKFSVYSGTKAYISHLTRLLRVELGPKNVRVATIEPGMVDTELPSHVTDPDASALMEGLLTEIDPLQSVDVAETVAFIAASPRHVNLTEITILPTAQAV, from the coding sequence ATGACTAGTGTTCTGCTCACAGGAACCCCGCTGGCAGGTCGCGTCGCCGTGGTCTCGGGCGCTTCCAGCGGCATCGGCGCAGCCACGGCCCTGCGCTTGGCCGAACTCGGCGCGAACGTCGCCGTGCTGGCCCGCCGCAAGGACAAGCTCGACGACCTGAGCGCGTCCATCAGCGCCGCCGGCGGCACGGCGATCGCCATCGCCGTCGATGTCACCAACCGGCAAGCCGTCAACGATGCGGCGGCCGAGATCGCCGAGCGGCTCGGTACGGCCGACCTCGTCGTCAACAACGCTGGCGTCCAGCTCATCTCACCGATCACCGACTTGAAGCAGGACGACTGGCAGCGTCAGATCGACCTGAACATCACCGGCGTCATGAACGTCATCGGTGCCTTCCTGCCGCACCTGACCACCGCCGCTGAGGCGGGCCGGCCTGCGGACCTGATCACCACCTCCTCGATCGCGGCGACCCGGATCCTGGAGAAGTTCTCCGTCTACTCCGGCACCAAGGCCTACATCAGCCACCTCACCCGACTGCTGCGTGTCGAGCTCGGCCCCAAGAACGTCCGGGTGGCCACGATCGAGCCCGGCATGGTCGACACCGAGCTGCCGAGCCACGTCACCGACCCCGACGCCAGCGCCCTCATGGAAGGGCTGCTCACCGAGATCGACCCGCTGCAGTCGGTCGATGTGGCCGAGACAGTGGCGTTCATCGCCGCCTCACCCCGCCACGTCAACCTCACCGAGATCACCATCCTGCCCACCGCGCAGGCCGTTTGA
- a CDS encoding SDR family oxidoreductase yields MTTWFITGASRGLGAEIARTALAQGDNVVIAVRDPARVPDDLAKAGNVLTVALDVTDSAAIPAAVQTAVDRFGTLDVLVNNAGRGLLGALEEISDVEARSLFDLNVFGVIDMTRAVLPVMRRQGSGKLVHIGSRSGFEGEPGVSMYCASKFAVAGISEALSKELEPFGIQSMVVEPGVLRTDFLDASSLSMPAGRIAAYDGTPAHVTLDWAGTANHTQLGDPVKGAALIYEVTCQDSLPTHLYLGPDTLERLQAKLEQIGRDVAPWRAKSAATAHADAAA; encoded by the coding sequence ATGACCACCTGGTTCATCACCGGAGCATCCCGAGGCCTGGGCGCCGAGATCGCCCGCACCGCCCTCGCTCAGGGCGACAACGTCGTCATTGCGGTCCGCGACCCGGCCCGCGTGCCGGACGACCTGGCCAAGGCCGGCAACGTACTCACCGTCGCCCTGGACGTCACCGACAGCGCGGCCATTCCCGCCGCTGTCCAGACCGCCGTCGACCGGTTCGGCACCCTCGATGTGTTGGTCAACAACGCCGGCCGGGGCCTGCTCGGCGCCCTGGAGGAGATCAGCGACGTCGAGGCCCGCTCCCTGTTCGACCTCAACGTCTTCGGGGTGATCGACATGACCCGCGCGGTGCTGCCCGTCATGCGTCGGCAGGGTTCGGGCAAGCTCGTGCACATCGGCTCACGATCAGGGTTCGAGGGCGAGCCCGGGGTGAGCATGTACTGCGCTTCGAAGTTCGCCGTCGCGGGCATCAGCGAGGCGTTGTCGAAGGAGCTGGAACCGTTCGGCATCCAGTCGATGGTGGTCGAGCCGGGCGTGCTGCGCACCGACTTCCTGGACGCCAGCTCCCTGTCGATGCCCGCAGGCCGTATCGCCGCCTACGACGGCACCCCTGCCCACGTGACCCTCGACTGGGCTGGCACCGCCAACCACACCCAGCTGGGCGACCCGGTCAAGGGCGCCGCCCTGATTTACGAGGTCACCTGCCAGGACAGCCTGCCTACGCACCTGTACCTGGGGCCCGACACCCTGGAGCGGTTGCAGGCCAAGCTGGAGCAGATCGGGAGGGACGTGGCCCCATGGCGGGCCAAGTCCGCCGCCACCGCGCACGCCGACGCCGCGGCCTGA
- a CDS encoding helix-turn-helix transcriptional regulator, with protein MTGTPLGEFLRARREALKPQDIGLPEYGRRRVKGLRREEVAMLAGMSSDYYVRLEQGRESSPSPQVVDAVARALRLDAAATEHLWRLVQPPESRTSRAQDITVSPQLLQLMDGWSTSPAFALGPALDILASNSMAAALHEGFRTPDNLARMVFMDPAGREFYQEWDRAAHSCVAEIRAAYGHDPDNARIAEVVSDLSAHSPEFAELWGRHDVKPKTLEGKHLRHPYAGDLHILFSAFTVNGAPHQQLVVYQAEPGTPTAQAFERLRARADDALPQALAGHRPGADRTL; from the coding sequence ATGACCGGAACCCCGCTGGGCGAGTTCCTGCGCGCCCGTCGCGAAGCGCTCAAGCCGCAGGACATCGGGCTGCCCGAGTACGGGCGGCGCCGGGTGAAGGGTCTTCGTCGCGAAGAGGTGGCGATGCTGGCCGGTATGAGCAGCGACTACTACGTGCGCCTCGAGCAGGGCCGCGAGTCCAGCCCCTCGCCCCAGGTGGTCGACGCGGTGGCGCGGGCGCTGCGGCTGGACGCGGCCGCCACCGAGCACTTGTGGCGGCTGGTGCAGCCGCCGGAGTCGCGGACCTCGCGGGCCCAGGACATCACGGTCAGCCCGCAACTGCTGCAACTGATGGACGGCTGGTCCACCTCGCCCGCCTTCGCTCTCGGTCCGGCGCTGGACATCCTGGCCAGCAACAGCATGGCCGCAGCGCTGCACGAAGGCTTCCGCACGCCCGACAACCTGGCCCGCATGGTGTTCATGGACCCGGCTGGGCGCGAGTTCTATCAGGAGTGGGACCGGGCCGCGCACTCGTGCGTGGCGGAGATCCGCGCCGCATACGGTCACGACCCCGATAATGCGCGCATCGCCGAAGTCGTGTCGGATCTGTCGGCCCACAGTCCCGAATTCGCCGAGCTGTGGGGCCGCCATGACGTCAAGCCAAAGACTCTAGAAGGCAAGCACCTGCGCCACCCGTATGCGGGTGACCTGCACATCCTGTTCTCGGCCTTCACCGTCAACGGTGCGCCGCACCAGCAGCTGGTGGTCTACCAGGCCGAGCCGGGCACGCCCACCGCGCAGGCGTTCGAACGGCTGCGGGCGCGGGCCGACGATGCGCTTCCGCAGGCACTCGCAGGACACCGACCAGGCGCCGACCGAACCCTCTGA
- a CDS encoding helix-turn-helix transcriptional regulator codes for MNRERNDLLGRFLRERRALVRPEQAGLPSDGSRRVPGLRRDEVAHLAGLSVGYYARLEQGRQHPTRQTVESLARALRLDEQAMVELYRLARPTAGRRRPGLIERVAPEVLALLNDWTVAPAFILGRSCDVLVRNPLANVLHSHFVLGDNLLRMIFLDPTGRQFFRDWTSAARAAVHDLRQATGQSPDARNLRELVGELAITSPDFRRLWAAPEPRGALSPATRFHHPDVGDLHLRTEIFPIASTPGLRLIAHPAEPGSPSARALALLGTLATDIRGPHHHADTVRAGRSPRPRPVL; via the coding sequence ATGAACCGTGAGCGCAACGACTTACTGGGGAGGTTTCTGCGAGAGCGCCGCGCGCTCGTGCGGCCGGAGCAAGCCGGGCTGCCCTCAGACGGCAGCCGTCGGGTTCCTGGGCTGCGCCGCGACGAGGTCGCCCACCTAGCTGGCCTCAGTGTCGGCTACTACGCCCGGCTCGAACAGGGCCGCCAGCATCCCACCCGCCAGACCGTGGAAAGCCTGGCCCGGGCACTGCGCCTCGACGAGCAGGCCATGGTGGAGCTGTATCGGCTGGCCCGGCCCACCGCCGGGCGCCGTCGGCCCGGCCTCATCGAGCGGGTCGCGCCCGAGGTGCTGGCCCTGCTGAACGACTGGACGGTGGCACCTGCCTTCATCCTGGGAAGGTCCTGCGACGTGCTGGTCCGCAACCCGCTGGCGAACGTGCTGCACAGCCACTTCGTCCTCGGCGACAACCTGCTGCGCATGATCTTCCTCGACCCGACAGGGCGGCAGTTCTTCCGCGACTGGACCAGCGCCGCCCGTGCGGCCGTGCACGACCTACGCCAAGCCACCGGCCAGAGCCCGGACGCGCGCAACCTGCGCGAACTCGTCGGCGAACTCGCCATCACCAGCCCCGACTTCCGCCGGTTGTGGGCAGCCCCTGAGCCGCGCGGCGCACTCAGCCCCGCCACCCGCTTCCATCACCCCGACGTCGGCGACCTACACCTGCGCACCGAGATCTTTCCCATCGCCAGCACGCCCGGTCTGCGGCTCATCGCCCATCCGGCCGAACCGGGCTCCCCCTCAGCCCGAGCCCTGGCCCTGCTGGGTACCCTGGCAACCGACATTCGAGGTCCCCACCATCACGCCGACACCGTCCGAGCGGGACGCTCGCCTCGGCCCAGACCAGTGCTCTGA
- a CDS encoding NAD(P)-binding protein, with translation MENLTNAKQFDAIVIGSGFGDSTAAAYSAAAGQQVLLLERYSVLGGSSHVFRRQGRREFRATALLRPHDPTPRQALGRPRLAEYTHAPGGVEPA, from the coding sequence ATGGAAAACCTGACCAACGCAAAGCAATTCGATGCCATCGTAATAGGATCCGGCTTCGGCGACAGCACCGCCGCCGCCTACTCGGCTGCGGCAGGCCAACAGGTGCTGCTCTTGGAGCGGTACTCGGTCCTCGGTGGCAGCTCGCACGTCTTTCGCAGGCAGGGCCGCAGGGAATTCAGGGCAACGGCGCTGCTCCGACCGCACGATCCGACGCCGCGTCAAGCACTGGGGCGGCCTCGGCTAGCTGAGTACACGCACGCGCCCGGCGGCGTTGAACCGGCGTGA
- a CDS encoding DHA2 family efflux MFS transporter permease subunit: MPHPSVAEPAAPAAHSAVPSVRGRWPALAVICVAELLVVLDNTVVNVALPSLGVQLRAGFSGLQWVVDAYTLTFAGLLLACGHLGDRYGRRTVMMLGLAGVAVMSLGGALATDLGQVIAARAAMGVFAAAVFPATLALIINIFTDVRERAIAIAAWTAMAGFAIAIGPTAGGWLLEHFSWHSVFWVNVPVATVVLVLTRLLVPESKATHTGGLDVIGIALSLLSITALVWTIIEAPHQGWLSPASLTGFVFAVVCFVMFLRWELRTAAPVLNMNLFRIRRFSLPALAIAVGYFCMFGFLFMITAYFQGVMELSPLEFGLHSLPFAVSIAVGAPVATLIAQKTGTTAVIVLGLVVMSAGMFVAGQVEVQTPYVGPVLVSMVLMGLGLAIVQGPATESIMSSVALDEAGAGSAVNDTTREAGGTLGVAVLGSIVASVYTTKVGPRIDAIPEFLMTPNEKSFARESVIAVLEMVKRPTNPAFAPQKAELIYAMKSASMEGFRLASYVTVSASLIVAVAIAIFLPWKPADESVLLVWKEKSKP; this comes from the coding sequence ATGCCCCACCCATCTGTCGCGGAACCCGCCGCACCGGCAGCGCACTCCGCAGTTCCGAGCGTGCGGGGTCGGTGGCCGGCACTCGCCGTCATCTGCGTCGCGGAACTGCTCGTGGTGCTCGACAACACCGTCGTCAACGTCGCGTTGCCGTCTCTGGGTGTGCAGTTGCGTGCCGGCTTCAGTGGGTTGCAGTGGGTGGTCGACGCCTACACGCTGACCTTCGCGGGCTTGCTGCTGGCGTGCGGTCACCTCGGAGACCGCTACGGCCGGCGCACGGTGATGATGCTGGGGCTGGCCGGCGTCGCGGTGATGTCTCTGGGTGGCGCATTGGCGACCGACCTGGGCCAGGTGATCGCCGCCCGCGCCGCGATGGGAGTGTTCGCCGCCGCGGTGTTCCCCGCGACCCTCGCGCTGATCATCAACATCTTCACCGACGTCAGGGAACGGGCCATCGCCATCGCGGCGTGGACGGCGATGGCCGGCTTCGCCATCGCGATCGGGCCGACCGCCGGCGGCTGGCTACTCGAGCACTTCTCCTGGCACTCGGTCTTCTGGGTCAACGTTCCCGTCGCCACCGTCGTCCTGGTTCTCACTCGCCTGCTGGTTCCCGAGTCGAAGGCCACACACACCGGCGGGCTCGACGTCATCGGCATAGCCCTGTCGCTTCTGAGCATCACCGCCTTGGTGTGGACCATCATCGAGGCCCCGCATCAGGGCTGGCTTTCCCCGGCCAGCCTGACCGGCTTCGTCTTCGCCGTGGTCTGCTTCGTGATGTTCCTCCGGTGGGAATTGCGCACTGCGGCACCCGTGCTGAACATGAACCTGTTCCGGATCCGGCGATTCTCCCTGCCCGCGCTGGCGATCGCGGTCGGCTACTTCTGCATGTTCGGGTTCTTGTTCATGATCACCGCGTATTTCCAGGGAGTGATGGAGCTGTCGCCGCTGGAGTTCGGTTTGCACTCGCTACCGTTCGCCGTGTCCATTGCCGTCGGCGCCCCGGTGGCCACGCTGATCGCCCAGAAGACCGGCACCACCGCGGTCATCGTCCTCGGTCTGGTGGTGATGAGTGCCGGAATGTTCGTCGCCGGGCAGGTCGAGGTGCAGACACCCTATGTCGGTCCCGTGCTCGTCTCGATGGTGCTGATGGGCCTAGGACTGGCAATTGTGCAGGGCCCGGCGACCGAATCGATCATGTCCTCTGTCGCCCTCGACGAAGCAGGAGCCGGTTCGGCGGTCAACGACACCACCCGCGAGGCGGGGGGAACCCTCGGCGTCGCGGTGCTGGGATCGATCGTGGCGTCGGTGTACACGACCAAGGTCGGACCGCGCATCGATGCCATCCCAGAGTTCCTGATGACCCCGAACGAGAAGAGCTTCGCCCGCGAAAGCGTCATCGCCGTCCTGGAAATGGTCAAGCGCCCCACCAACCCGGCCTTCGCCCCCCAGAAGGCCGAACTGATCTACGCGATGAAATCCGCGTCCATGGAGGGGTTCCGACTCGCGTCGTATGTGACGGTTTCGGCTTCACTGATCGTCGCGGTTGCCATAGCCATCTTCCTGCCATGGAAACCCGCCGACGAATCCGTGCTCCTCGTCTGGAAAGAGAAGTCCAAGCCATGA
- a CDS encoding diiron oxygenase → MTIEVNQAAPGDDVVDKARAYADKLSLLSEGSVHRRFDPYLDIDWEHPDFEADTAPERWILTVSGEMLGPHPWYRALPRERQIAIGKYRQSNIAKVGLQFELMLISGMVQHAYRLPNGSPEFRYCTHEIIEECNHNLMFQEMVNRIGIDVPGMTPWLKTLLGYVVGPAGALFPNLFFMGVLAGEEPIDHIQKAILRSGEEVHPIMRSVMAIHVAEEARHISFAHEFLKQRVPQTNPIHRLGLSVALPIIMFALGRAIVTPPRAFFSEAGIPDSVRKEVFYRSPDSKQAFADFFADVRTLAAEIGLINQISRRVWKLLGIDGPTTRYRSEPHRRAAA, encoded by the coding sequence ATGACGATCGAGGTGAACCAGGCCGCGCCCGGCGACGATGTCGTCGACAAGGCCCGGGCGTACGCGGACAAGCTGTCGCTGCTGTCGGAGGGTTCGGTGCACCGACGCTTCGACCCTTACCTCGATATCGACTGGGAGCACCCGGATTTCGAGGCCGACACCGCGCCCGAGCGTTGGATCCTCACCGTGTCCGGTGAGATGCTGGGGCCTCATCCCTGGTATCGGGCGTTGCCGCGGGAGCGTCAGATCGCGATCGGTAAGTACCGGCAGTCCAATATCGCGAAGGTCGGGTTGCAGTTCGAGTTGATGCTGATCAGCGGCATGGTCCAGCACGCCTACCGTCTGCCCAACGGCTCGCCGGAATTCCGGTACTGCACACACGAAATCATCGAGGAGTGCAACCACAACCTGATGTTCCAGGAGATGGTCAACCGCATCGGTATCGATGTGCCCGGGATGACGCCGTGGTTGAAAACGCTGCTGGGATACGTGGTCGGGCCCGCCGGAGCGTTGTTCCCCAATCTGTTCTTCATGGGCGTACTGGCCGGTGAGGAACCCATCGATCACATTCAGAAGGCGATCCTGCGTTCCGGTGAGGAAGTGCATCCGATCATGCGCTCGGTGATGGCCATCCACGTGGCCGAGGAGGCGCGCCACATCTCGTTCGCCCATGAATTCCTCAAACAGAGAGTGCCGCAGACTAATCCGATCCACAGGCTGGGCTTGTCGGTGGCCTTGCCGATCATCATGTTCGCGCTCGGCCGCGCTATCGTCACCCCACCGCGGGCGTTCTTCTCCGAGGCCGGTATCCCGGACTCGGTGCGGAAGGAAGTGTTCTACCGCTCGCCGGACTCGAAACAGGCCTTCGCCGACTTCTTCGCAGACGTCCGCACCCTCGCCGCTGAGATCGGGTTGATCAACCAGATCTCCCGCCGGGTATGGAAACTGCTCGGCATCGATGGACCCACCACCCGCTACCGTTCCGAACCCCACCGGCGCGCGGCGGCCTGA
- a CDS encoding TetR/AcrR family transcriptional regulator — MAADARRRLIESAIELIRRRGVAGTGVADLLEHSGTARQSIYKHFSGGKTELIEESVRTAGAWIEQMIEQMAETLSPQEMLQAFVEYWKWVLVTSDYQSGCPIAAAAYGGSEAPGARELASQAFRHWEHHLAEKAIAQGIPARTAQGLATTTIAAIEGAVMMSIADHSIAPLNRTYDQLRHLLQNHLEAP; from the coding sequence ATGGCTGCGGATGCGCGACGGCGCTTGATCGAGAGCGCGATCGAGCTGATCCGACGTCGAGGGGTGGCAGGCACCGGGGTGGCCGATCTGCTCGAGCACAGCGGCACCGCACGACAATCGATCTACAAGCACTTTTCCGGCGGAAAGACCGAGTTGATCGAGGAGTCCGTGCGGACCGCGGGGGCCTGGATCGAGCAGATGATCGAACAGATGGCCGAGACCCTCTCGCCGCAGGAAATGCTGCAGGCTTTCGTCGAGTACTGGAAATGGGTGCTGGTGACCAGCGACTACCAGTCCGGATGCCCGATCGCCGCCGCGGCATACGGCGGAAGCGAAGCACCTGGCGCCCGGGAGTTGGCCAGCCAGGCATTCCGGCACTGGGAGCACCACCTGGCCGAGAAAGCCATCGCACAGGGCATACCCGCCCGTACCGCCCAAGGCCTGGCGACCACGACAATCGCGGCGATCGAGGGCGCAGTCATGATGTCGATCGCAGACCACAGCATCGCACCCCTCAACCGCACCTACGACCAGCTCCGCCACCTGCTCCAGAACCATCTCGAAGCGCCGTGA
- a CDS encoding S-adenosylmethionine:tRNA ribosyltransferase-isomerase, whose product MKTSEFDFDPGERVMPSDPVELRGKRREDGRMVVLERSRATIEHTVFSTIYNYLRPGDLLVLNDSYMMSNTLSFRYCNETVDVIVYGHEPGGATIVKMEAGQRLEPGMTLTSIDDSLLTCALLESQPGQLWRVKFESAERLTQALDRYGRRIDETIHLDPTYWRTTPEAYRSVYAEKPGSLEIPSAGLHFSEELLNRIADKGVELAYITLHVGATEILAVRHIGTEEVEDHNVRSEFFEVGDESAAKINRALAEKRRIVAVGTTVMRTLESLAVHNEPKAAIRPQAAWTDLYIYPGFQFKVVDALLTNLHRPRSSHIVLTAAFAGKDLVMRSYSEILENGGYEFDMFGDSMLIL is encoded by the coding sequence ATGAAGACTTCAGAATTTGATTTCGATCCGGGGGAAAGGGTTATGCCATCCGATCCTGTCGAGTTGCGCGGCAAACGTCGTGAGGACGGAAGGATGGTCGTGCTCGAACGTTCTAGGGCGACGATCGAGCACACGGTATTTTCGACTATTTACAACTATCTTCGGCCGGGTGATCTACTGGTATTGAATGATAGCTATATGATGTCCAACACGCTATCTTTTCGGTATTGTAACGAAACTGTGGACGTGATCGTTTACGGTCATGAGCCTGGCGGCGCGACCATTGTCAAAATGGAGGCCGGGCAACGATTGGAGCCGGGGATGACCCTGACATCAATCGACGACAGCCTGCTTACCTGTGCCTTACTCGAATCACAGCCCGGCCAGCTCTGGAGAGTGAAGTTCGAGTCCGCCGAGCGATTGACGCAGGCACTTGATCGATACGGTCGGCGCATCGACGAGACAATTCACTTGGACCCGACATACTGGCGGACGACGCCGGAGGCTTATCGCTCGGTTTACGCCGAGAAACCTGGTTCGCTGGAGATTCCGTCGGCGGGCCTTCATTTCTCTGAAGAGTTGCTGAATCGCATCGCCGACAAGGGGGTCGAGCTTGCATACATTACCCTGCATGTAGGGGCCACTGAAATCCTCGCAGTTCGTCATATCGGCACGGAGGAGGTCGAGGACCACAATGTGAGATCCGAATTCTTCGAGGTCGGGGATGAGTCCGCCGCGAAAATCAATCGAGCCCTAGCCGAGAAGCGACGCATCGTCGCTGTTGGCACGACGGTCATGCGAACTCTCGAGTCACTGGCAGTCCACAACGAGCCCAAGGCCGCTATTCGGCCTCAGGCGGCGTGGACCGATCTCTATATTTATCCCGGATTCCAGTTCAAGGTCGTGGACGCACTTCTGACGAACCTCCACCGGCCACGGTCCAGCCATATCGTATTAACTGCCGCTTTCGCCGGCAAAGATCTTGTTATGCGCTCCTACTCCGAGATCTTGGAGAACGGCGGATATGAGTTCGACATGTTCGGCGACAGCATGCTGATTTTATAG
- a CDS encoding DHA2 family efflux MFS transporter permease subunit, which yields MRAVATTATAPASPVAARNPMTIVLVLVLGTIMATLDQTIVNVSINALSAQFDAGLNTIQWVATGYSLALGAVVPTSAWLVGRFGAKRLYLTAIAAFAAGSMLAGLAWNIESLLAFRVVQGASGGLLMPVAMTILLRAAGPDRLGRLMSTLGLAILVGPLLGPVIGGYLIDEVSRRWMFFINLPMGALVLVLAARIVPDDPPEPRHALDLPGLLLMSPGLALLIYGVTAAGEQAGFATPAVLIPLLAGVGLIAAFVHRSLTTAQPLLNLRVLGNRISGTSALLLALFASGYFGSMLLLPLYFQVARGESALVAGALGIPFALASGLTMQVAGRLIDRIPPGRYLPVSITVTLTGFVLFIVQLDADAPYWALGASMLLMGAGGGGTMMPVMTTATRSLSRADQPAGSTVLNMISTTALAVGTAVSSVILGALLPVTGGLQALHGMGPAQRAEIAPALAEAFQHTYLIAPVVIALALIPALLLPRRSADCGR from the coding sequence GTGAGGGCCGTGGCCACTACCGCAACGGCTCCCGCGTCGCCGGTCGCCGCCCGCAACCCGATGACGATCGTCCTGGTGCTGGTGCTCGGTACGATCATGGCCACACTGGACCAGACCATCGTCAATGTCTCGATCAACGCGCTGTCCGCGCAGTTCGACGCGGGCCTGAACACCATCCAGTGGGTGGCGACCGGCTATTCGCTCGCGCTCGGCGCCGTGGTGCCGACCTCGGCGTGGCTGGTCGGCCGGTTCGGCGCCAAACGGCTGTACCTGACCGCGATCGCCGCCTTCGCGGCCGGCTCGATGCTGGCTGGGCTCGCCTGGAACATCGAGTCGCTCCTCGCTTTCCGGGTCGTGCAGGGCGCCAGCGGCGGGCTGCTCATGCCGGTCGCGATGACGATCCTGCTGCGCGCGGCCGGGCCGGATCGGCTCGGACGGCTGATGAGCACCCTGGGTCTGGCCATTCTGGTCGGCCCGCTGCTCGGGCCCGTGATCGGCGGCTACCTGATCGACGAGGTGTCGCGGCGGTGGATGTTCTTCATCAATCTGCCGATGGGTGCGCTGGTGCTGGTCCTGGCCGCCCGGATCGTGCCCGACGATCCGCCGGAACCGCGGCACGCGCTCGACCTGCCCGGACTCCTGTTGATGTCGCCCGGCCTGGCCCTGCTGATCTACGGGGTGACCGCGGCGGGTGAGCAGGCCGGATTCGCCACACCCGCCGTGCTGATCCCGCTGCTGGCCGGGGTCGGGCTCATCGCCGCCTTCGTGCACCGATCGCTGACCACCGCGCAGCCGCTGCTGAATCTGCGGGTGCTCGGCAACCGGATCAGCGGCACCTCCGCGCTGCTGCTGGCCCTGTTCGCGAGCGGCTACTTCGGTTCGATGCTGTTGCTGCCCCTGTATTTTCAGGTGGCTCGTGGCGAATCAGCGCTGGTGGCAGGCGCCCTGGGTATCCCGTTCGCGCTGGCCTCCGGTCTGACCATGCAGGTAGCGGGCCGGTTGATCGATCGGATTCCGCCCGGCCGCTACCTGCCGGTATCGATCACGGTAACCCTCACCGGTTTCGTGCTGTTCATCGTCCAGCTGGACGCGGACGCGCCGTACTGGGCGCTCGGCGCGAGCATGCTGCTCATGGGCGCCGGTGGCGGCGGCACCATGATGCCGGTCATGACCACCGCGACCCGGTCGCTGAGCCGGGCGGATCAGCCGGCGGGATCGACGGTGCTGAACATGATCAGCACCACCGCCCTGGCGGTCGGCACCGCGGTGTCCTCGGTCATCCTGGGCGCGCTGCTCCCGGTGACCGGCGGCCTGCAAGCGCTGCACGGCATGGGTCCGGCGCAGCGCGCCGAGATCGCTCCCGCCCTGGCCGAGGCGTTCCAGCACACCTATCTGATCGCTCCGGTCGTGATCGCGCTCGCGTTGATTCCGGCCTTGCTGCTACCGCGCCGGTCGGCTGACTGTGGTCGCTGA
- a CDS encoding NAD(P)H-dependent oxidoreductase, producing MSNWHVDTGGPHGRGPAPLRVAVVVGSTREGRFGTTIADWFVGQLRRHDTLEVEIVDTRQVALPHAFGAVTDHPSRAETAEKLSRADAFVVVTPEYNHSYPGALKNLIDEHHVEWQAKPVGFVSYGGISGGLRAVEHLRPVFAELHAVTLRDTVSFTNPWRRFDDAGELAEPTDAATATKALLKQLTWWGAALRAARAANPYGA from the coding sequence ATGAGCAACTGGCACGTCGATACCGGAGGGCCGCACGGTCGGGGCCCGGCTCCGTTGCGGGTCGCGGTCGTCGTCGGCAGCACCCGGGAAGGCCGGTTCGGCACGACCATCGCGGACTGGTTCGTCGGTCAGCTCCGGCGCCACGACACCCTCGAGGTCGAGATCGTCGATACCCGACAGGTCGCGCTGCCGCACGCCTTCGGTGCGGTCACCGATCACCCGTCACGGGCGGAGACCGCTGAAAAGCTCTCCCGCGCGGACGCGTTCGTGGTGGTGACGCCCGAGTACAACCACAGCTACCCGGGGGCACTGAAGAATCTGATCGACGAACATCACGTCGAATGGCAGGCCAAGCCGGTGGGTTTCGTCTCCTACGGCGGCATCTCCGGTGGTCTGCGCGCGGTGGAACACCTGCGGCCGGTCTTCGCCGAATTGCACGCGGTCACTCTCCGCGACACCGTCAGCTTCACGAACCCGTGGCGCCGATTCGACGACGCGGGTGAGCTGGCCGAACCGACCGACGCGGCCACCGCCACCAAGGCCCTGCTGAAGCAATTGACCTGGTGGGGTGCGGCATTGCGCGCCGCCCGTGCCGCCAACCCGTACGGGGCGTGA